In Bartonella bovis 91-4, the following proteins share a genomic window:
- a CDS encoding RsmB/NOP family class I SAM-dependent RNA methyltransferase, translating to MRLGGRLQAAIDILKEIEIRHRPANEALKDWGLSHRFAGVNDRAAIGTIVYDVLRRRYSLQWRMDSDDIRNIAFGALLDAGAMTIEQIDSTLEGDRFAPQLLAPEQRHSWQKRQLVDAPNYIRGDIPQWCQVHLQPLFADNWIIEAAALATRPPLDLRVNSLKATPEKVLKELAKIKVQSFSWFRQALRIAPIEKFGRHPNVQIEPAFQKGHFEVQDLGSQIVAYLTETKAGVQLLDYCAGAGGKTLALAANMNNRGQIYAYDSNKVRLAPIFSRLRRAGIHNVQSRVHVEELKPLVGQMDIVLLDAPCSGTGIWRRRPDAKWRLTLEQVKQRQAEQFTILNEALVYLKSNGRLVYITCSLFIDENEEQISRFLQQHSNFCPIDLRALWQRHFSSSPVQPIFSNYGLTLSPASTQTDGFFLAILQKTH from the coding sequence TTGCGATTAGGTGGGCGTTTGCAGGCAGCAATAGATATTCTAAAAGAGATAGAAATACGGCATCGTCCTGCAAATGAAGCTTTAAAAGATTGGGGGCTTTCTCATCGTTTTGCTGGGGTAAACGATCGTGCGGCAATTGGTACAATTGTTTATGATGTTTTAAGACGACGTTACTCATTACAATGGCGTATGGATAGTGATGATATTCGAAACATAGCTTTTGGGGCTTTGTTAGATGCTGGAGCAATGACGATTGAACAGATTGATAGTACTTTAGAAGGAGATCGATTTGCACCACAGTTATTAGCTCCTGAACAGCGCCATTCATGGCAAAAACGTCAGTTGGTTGATGCGCCAAACTATATTCGTGGTGATATTCCTCAATGGTGTCAAGTTCATCTACAACCCTTATTTGCCGACAATTGGATAATTGAAGCTGCTGCTTTAGCAACACGCCCTCCGTTAGATTTACGAGTGAATAGTTTAAAAGCAACACCAGAGAAGGTACTCAAAGAATTAGCAAAAATCAAAGTTCAGTCTTTTTCGTGGTTTCGACAAGCTTTAAGAATTGCACCAATTGAAAAATTTGGCCGTCATCCTAATGTGCAAATTGAACCTGCTTTCCAAAAAGGGCACTTTGAAGTACAGGATTTGGGATCTCAAATTGTTGCTTATCTTACAGAAACGAAAGCAGGTGTACAATTATTAGATTATTGTGCGGGAGCTGGTGGAAAAACATTAGCTTTGGCGGCCAATATGAATAATCGGGGGCAAATTTATGCTTATGATTCAAATAAAGTCCGCTTGGCTCCTATTTTTAGTCGTCTTCGCCGAGCTGGTATCCATAATGTGCAATCACGGGTGCATGTAGAAGAATTAAAACCATTAGTAGGTCAGATGGATATAGTTTTATTAGATGCTCCATGTAGTGGAACAGGAATATGGCGCCGTCGTCCAGATGCGAAATGGCGTTTAACACTAGAACAAGTAAAACAGCGCCAAGCAGAGCAGTTCACTATTTTGAATGAAGCATTGGTTTATCTTAAGTCGAATGGACGTTTAGTTTATATTACATGTTCTCTTTTTATCGATGAGAATGAAGAACAAATTTCCCGTTTTCTTCAACAACATTCCAATTTCTGTCCTATAGATCTGCGTGCACTTTGGCAGCGACATTTTAGTTCTTCACCTGTACAACCAATATTTTCGAATTATGGGTTAACTTTATCGCCAGCATCAACTCAGACAGATGGTTTCTTTTTAGCTATTTTGCAAAAGACGCATTGA